The following proteins are co-located in the Vanessa cardui chromosome 15, ilVanCard2.1, whole genome shotgun sequence genome:
- the LOC124535624 gene encoding brachyurin-like — protein sequence MRCFTVVVFCLVAAVSATVEVSTNYHIDIGIPEATRIKEAEEKILANQSDVEGRIVGGAVAPPNAHPYLAGLLITFFNHPGTSACGSSLISADRLITAAHCWDAPGNLFVREFVVVLGSQFLFSGGTRIPTSNVVIHPEWNAAFLRNDVAIIYLPYRVTFSASIRPIALPHNNLWDSFVSEIATAAGYGKTNDAQTGVSVNSVVSHVNLRVISVQQCQAVFGWNFVQESTLCTDGFGGIGICGGDSGGPLVINRNGQEILVGVSSFVANAGCQLGHPSAFARVTSFYDFIMQHMN from the exons ATGCGTTGTTTTACGGTGGTAGTATTTTGTTTGGTAGCGGCAGTTTCTGCCACCGTAGAGGTGTCTACTAACTACCATATCGATATCGGTATCCCGGAAGCGACTAGGATAAAGGAAGCCGAGGAAAAGATCTTAGCTAACCAAAGCGATGTTGAAGGCAGAATAGTGGGCGGTGCTGTAGCGCCTCCCAACGCACACCCTTACCTG GCTGGTCTGCTCATCACCTTCTTCAATCACCCGGGTACCTCTGCTTGTGGCTCATCACTGATCAGCGCTGATCGTCTAATTACGGCCGCCCATTGTTGGGACGCTCCTGGTAATCTATTCGTCAGAGAATTCGTCGTTGTACTGGGATCTCAATTTTTATTCAGCGGAGGCACCAGAATACCAACGTCAAATGTTGTGATCCACCCCGAATGGAATGCTGCATTTTTAAGAAATGATGTCGCCATTATCTACTTACCATACCGCGTTACTTTTTCAG ctTCAATTCGACCAATTGCTCTGCCCCACAACAACTTATGGGATAGTTTCGTGTCCGAAATCGCCACTGCAGCGGGCTACGGCAAGACAAATGAtg CTCAAACAGGAGTATCCGTAAATTCGGTAGTGAGTCACGTCAACCTACGAGTGATCTCAGTTCAACAGTGCCAGGCCGTATTCGGCTGGAACTTCGTGCAAGAGAGTACCCTTTGCACGGACGGCTTTGGCGGAATCGGCATCTGCGGTGGCGACTCTGGTGGACCTCTCGTTATCAATCGTAATGGCCAGGAAATTTTG gtGGGAGTAAGTTCTTTCGTCGCTAACGCTGGCTGCCAACTTGGACACCCATCTGCCTTCGCCAGAGTCACTAGCTTCTACGATTTCATAATGCAGCACATGAACTAA
- the LOC124535789 gene encoding brachyurin-like: MFSSNMYKYNKMLLKVMIVLLFVNTSSSCSEEECDQLPTGRMLGAVTSERSSRPYQVALYLRVGETGEIGFCGGSLVHQQWVLTAAHCCFHGDEKVTHAQAILGAYSLYDRYENGRRLINVDEFIVHPEWDPNTFENDLALLKLQNSVQTSDTINIVRLPYLSTVSSNFAGLGAIASGWGIASEGVPFISPTLREQRLTVITDNLCNTLYFHNLPSNVICGFSVTSGTCKGDNGGPLTIFSNITEETILIGVASFIAAEGCNNDMPSVFTRVQHRLNWISNVTGIALI; the protein is encoded by the exons atgttttcgtcgaatatgtataagtataataaaatgttattaaaagttatgatagttttattgtttgtaaataCTTCGAGCTCTTGTAGTGAAGAAGAATGTGACCAGCTACCCACTGGGAGAATGCTTGGAGCTGTGACTAGTGAACGGAGTTCTAGGCCCTATCAA GTAGCTCTATATCTTCGAGTAGGGGAAACTGGAGAGATAGGCTTTTGCGGCGGATCTCTGGTTCACCAGCAGTGGGTGTTGACAGCCGCGCATTGTTGCTTCCATGGCGACGAGAAAGTGACGCATGCGCAG gCAATTTTAGGAGCATATTCTTTATATGATCGTTATGAGAACGGTCGCCGGCTGATAAACGTAGACGAATTCATTGTTCATCCAGAGTGGGACCCGAATACTTTTGAGAACGATCTCGCCCTATTGAAGCTGCAAAACAGCGTACAAACATCTG ATACAATAAATATCGTCCGTCTGCCTTATCTGAGTACCGTTTCATCTAATTTCGCTGGTCTCGGCGCAATCGCGTCCGGCTGGGGTATTGCTTCAGAAG GAGTTCCATTCATCTCTCCAACGCTCCGTGAGCAGCGGTTGACGGTGATCACGGACAACCTCTGCAACACGTTATATTTCCACAACTTGCCGAGCAACGTGATATGCGGCTTCAGTGTGACTTCTGGTACTTGCAAG GGCGACAACGGCGGTCCTTTGACGATCTTTTCGAATATAACGGAAGAAACAATATTG ATCGGAGTCGCGTCCTTCATCGCCGCTGAGGGATGTAACAACGATATGCCGTCAGTCTTCACTCGTGTGCAGCATCGCTTGAACTGGATCAGCAACGTTACAGGCATTGCCCTTATATAA
- the LOC124535688 gene encoding brachyurin-like: MRCSIVVGFCLVAAVSATLEVSTNYHIDIGIPEATRIKEAEEKVLANQNNVKDRIVGGVISPPNAYPYLAGLLITFFNNPGTSACGSSLISADRLITAAHCWDAPGSLFVRQFVVVLGSQFLFSGGTRIPTSNVVLHPGYNAQFYTNDIAIIYLPYRVSFSTTIQPIALPHNNLWDSFTGEIATAIGYGKTNDAQTGVSVNSLVSHVNLRVISVQQCQAVFGWNFVQQSTLCTDGFGGIGICGGDSGGPLVINRNGQDLLVGVSSFVAKAGCQLGHPSAFARITSFYNFILQNM; this comes from the exons atgcGTTGCTCTATCGTGGTCGGTTTTTGTTTGGTGGCGGCAGTGTCTGCCACCTTAGAGGTGTCTACTAACTACCACATCGATATCGGTATCCCGGAAGCGACTAGGATAAAGGAAGCTGAGGAAAAAGTATTGGCTAACCAAAACAATGTAAAAGACAGGATAGTTGGTGGTGTTATATCGCCTCCGAATGCGTATCCCTATCtg GCTGGTCTGCTCATCACCTTCTTCAATAACCCGGGCACCTCCGCTTGTGGCTCATCACTGATCAGCGCCGACCGTCTAATTACGGCCGCCCATTGTTGGGACGCTCCTGGCTCTCTATTCGTTAGACAATTCGTCGTTGTACTGGGGTCTCAGTTTTTATTCAGCGGAGGCACCAGAATACCGACATCAAACGTCGTGCTACACCCCGGATATAATGCACAATTCTATACAAATGATATAGCTATTATCTACTTACCGTATCGTGTTTCATTTTCCA cAACCATTCAACCAATCGCTCTACCACACAACAACTTATGGGATAGCTTCACGGGTGAAATCGCCACTGCCATTGGCTATGGCAAGACAAATGATg CTCAAACAGGAGTATCAGTGAATTCGTTGGTGAGTCACGTCAACCTACGAGTGATCTCAGTTCAACAGTGCCAGGCCGTGTTCGGCTGGAACTTCGTGCAACAGAGTACCCTGTGCACGGACGGCTTTGGCGGAATTGGCATCTGCGGTGGCGACTCTGGCGGACCGCTTGTTATCAATCGTAATGGTCAGGACCTCTTG gtGGGTGTGAGTTCATTCGTCGCTAAAGCCGGCTGCCAACTTGGTCATCCATCTGCGTTCGCCAGAATCACtagcttttataattttattcttcaaAACATGTAA
- the LOC124535623 gene encoding fasciculation and elongation protein zeta-2 isoform X2, translating into MWWTITGNFGNILPIDWTKSFSRKMHIPTLNLSDKKGAMTPDDEIHSSEDEAVASDLDMHALILGGLHQDHECPVKTADEVIQEIDDMMQETPSSEGDLIEYNEALEKGKEVLNSPLYEDKLRQLSLAQLNEIFMELEVLIREFSETLIAELALRDELEYEKELKNTFISLLLAVQNKRRQHHIEKKKRPGAPRSPNLNHSHSEPKYLTTVIPFHMDNGPPDNQSLQVLIKILKAINEDSPTVPTLLTDYILKVLCPT; encoded by the exons ATGTGGTGGACGATCACAGGAAATTTCGGGAACATCCTACCAATTGACTGGACAAAGTCCTTCTCGAGAAAGATGCACATTCCAACATTGAACCTCAGCGATAAAAAG ggTGCTATGACGCCGGACGATGAGATACATAGCTCTGAAGACGAAGCGGTCGCGTCTGACCTGGATATGCATGCGCTGATCTTGGGAGGTCTGCATCAAGACCACGAGTGCCCAGTGAAGACTGCTGATGAA GTAATACAAGAAATAGATGACATGATGCAGGAGACTCCTTCGTCGGAGGGCGACCTGATAGAATACAACGAAGCCCTGGAAAAGGGGAAAGAGGTGCTCAATTCTCCCCTATATGAAGACA AACTACGTCAATTATCGCTCGCTCAACTGAACGAAATATTTATGGAACTGGAAGTGCTGATCCGAGAGTTCTCGGAGACGCTGATAGCGGAGCTCGCGCTGAGGGACGAGCTGGAGTACGAGAAGGAGCTGAAGAACACCTTCATATCGCTGCTGCTTGCCGTGCAGAACAAGCGCCGCCAACACCACATCGAGAAGAAGAAGCGGCCCGGCGCGCCGCGCTCGCCCAACCTCAACCACTCGCACTCCGAGCCCAAG tACTTGACTACAGTGATTCCGTTCCACATGGACAATGGACCTCCCGACAATCAATCTCTCCAAGTTCTTATCaaaa TTCTCAAAGCAATCAATGAAGACAGCCCCACCGTGCCGACGCTGCTAACAGACTACATACTCAAAGTCCTGTGTCCgacataa